The following coding sequences lie in one Spirosoma sp. KUDC1026 genomic window:
- the chrA gene encoding chromate efflux transporter — MANSLLQAAPVRRIRYIIFLKDVLILSLTTFGGPQVHLAMLYERFVKKRRYITENELLELNALGQILPGPTSTQTITAVGFKIGGPNLAYLTLLVWVLPAVSLMTAVGMIMFYLEQRHLSLRFARFIQPMAVGFLIVAGYRIGQKVIKNQVSLALAVTAALVAYVFRSPYMTPIVIILGGLTTALTYEKQDKMEKQPLRIEWSNFLLWLGVLIGAAGLGAVTQSLPVRLFENFYRNGSLVFGGGQVLTPMLYNEFVAFKHYLTREEFLSGLGLVQAVPGPVFAFASYIGAMSMRDSGLMGQFWGSFVSTAGIFLPGTFLIFFVYRFWEQLKRYRVVRASLEGVNAASTGLTAAAAIVLFQPMAPHWPSVVVVGLTMLALVYTRIPPVVLIAIGLLTGVVIP, encoded by the coding sequence ATGGCAAATTCTTTACTGCAAGCGGCACCCGTCCGTCGGATTCGGTACATCATATTTCTGAAAGATGTCCTGATTCTGTCGTTAACTACGTTTGGCGGCCCCCAGGTGCATCTGGCAATGCTTTACGAGCGCTTCGTGAAGAAACGGCGCTATATTACTGAGAATGAACTGCTGGAGCTGAACGCGCTTGGTCAGATTCTTCCCGGTCCAACCTCCACCCAGACCATTACCGCCGTTGGCTTCAAAATTGGTGGTCCTAATCTGGCATACCTGACGTTACTGGTATGGGTGCTGCCGGCCGTGTCGCTGATGACGGCGGTGGGCATGATTATGTTTTACCTGGAGCAGCGGCATCTATCCCTGCGTTTCGCCCGCTTTATTCAGCCGATGGCCGTGGGCTTTCTGATCGTAGCGGGCTATCGTATAGGCCAGAAGGTTATCAAAAACCAGGTGAGTCTGGCGCTGGCAGTCACGGCGGCCCTGGTGGCGTACGTATTCCGATCGCCCTACATGACACCGATTGTGATCATTCTCGGTGGACTGACGACGGCGCTGACGTATGAGAAGCAGGACAAAATGGAAAAGCAGCCCCTTCGCATCGAATGGAGCAATTTTCTGCTGTGGCTGGGTGTTCTGATCGGCGCTGCTGGCTTGGGGGCCGTTACCCAGTCGCTGCCAGTTCGGTTGTTCGAGAATTTCTACCGGAACGGCAGCCTCGTTTTTGGCGGTGGGCAGGTGCTGACGCCCATGCTCTACAACGAGTTTGTGGCGTTTAAACACTACCTGACCCGCGAAGAATTTTTGTCCGGCCTGGGGCTGGTGCAGGCCGTACCGGGGCCGGTTTTTGCCTTTGCGTCTTACATCGGGGCTATGTCCATGCGCGACTCCGGGCTGATGGGTCAGTTCTGGGGAAGTTTTGTATCCACAGCGGGGATTTTCCTGCCCGGTACGTTCCTGATCTTCTTTGTCTACCGGTTCTGGGAACAGCTCAAACGCTACCGCGTGGTACGTGCCTCGTTGGAAGGGGTTAACGCGGCCAGTACGGGGCTCACGGCTGCAGCGGCCATCGTCCTGTTTCAGCCGATGGCTCCCCACTGGCCGTCTGTGGTGGTAGTGGGGCTAACCATGCTGGCGCTGGTTTATACCCGCATTCCCCCCGTTGTGTTGATTGCCATTGGTTTACTGACCGGGGTGGTCATTCCGTGA
- a CDS encoding SMP-30/gluconolactonase/LRE family protein, producing MKKITRFLFISSVVTTSFAQAQTINLKPLWETDTTIRTPECVLVDPARKVLYVACINGGPSLENKTSYVAKLGMDGKVIQMKFTENLNSTKGMGILGDKLYVTEMTQVAEIALATGKIVNRYPVDGAKFLNDIAVDTKKGIIYVSDSNDSKIWALQNGKMTLVLGGAPLKGNNGLLFENDQVLIGNGDGSLLSMNPTTKEVKTIAKGMGGIDGIVALGNKKYIVTEWGGKVWYVNSDGTPELKLDTSAEKINTADIGYDPASKVLFIPTFFHNTVKAYSVK from the coding sequence ATGAAGAAAATTACTCGCTTTCTGTTCATTAGCTCTGTCGTTACTACGTCATTCGCTCAGGCCCAGACAATTAATCTGAAACCGCTCTGGGAGACCGATACAACCATCCGTACCCCCGAATGCGTGCTGGTCGATCCTGCCAGAAAGGTGCTGTACGTAGCCTGTATCAATGGTGGCCCATCGCTGGAAAACAAAACCAGTTACGTGGCTAAACTGGGGATGGATGGTAAGGTGATTCAGATGAAATTCACCGAGAACCTAAACTCGACAAAAGGGATGGGTATTCTGGGCGACAAACTCTACGTCACGGAAATGACGCAGGTCGCCGAAATCGCGTTGGCAACCGGAAAAATTGTGAACCGGTATCCCGTCGACGGGGCTAAATTCCTCAACGACATTGCCGTTGATACGAAGAAAGGTATTATTTATGTTTCGGATTCAAACGACAGCAAAATATGGGCCTTACAGAATGGAAAAATGACTCTTGTTCTGGGAGGGGCTCCGCTGAAAGGCAATAATGGACTCTTGTTTGAGAACGATCAGGTCCTGATCGGTAACGGCGATGGCTCCTTGCTGTCCATGAATCCGACCACCAAAGAAGTAAAAACGATTGCCAAAGGCATGGGGGGGATCGACGGAATTGTGGCCCTCGGCAACAAAAAATACATTGTTACCGAGTGGGGCGGTAAGGTGTGGTACGTCAATTCTGACGGTACGCCCGAGCTCAAACTCGATACGTCGGCGGAGAAAATCAACACGGCGGACATTGGCTACGATCCCGCCAGCAAAGTGTTATTTATCCCTACGTTCTTCCACAACACCGTTAAAGCCTACTCGGTGAAGTAA
- a CDS encoding isopenicillin N synthase family dioxygenase: MQSQELYDEIPSLDLADFTSGDSERKARFVADLGRAFNQIGFVAIRNHGLTDELTQQLYSSAQAFFSAPDDVKKQYERLDLNGQRGYVGKGKETAKGFKVADLKEFYHFGQPEPVGEMPGNVLPEAYPQFGEAALTAYQTLERAGKQLLRAIALYLELPEDYFEGKVQNGDSILRALHYFPLDPDTTPDGAVRAAAHGDINLITLLMGASADGLEVLRRDGKWIGITALPDQVVVNVGDMLDRLTNHKLKSTIHQVVNPPREKMNQSRYSIPFFMHPRADMDLSSLDSCIDASHPKLYVDMTAGEFLNERLMELGLKKA; encoded by the coding sequence ATGCAGTCGCAAGAGTTATATGATGAAATTCCCTCGCTGGATTTAGCTGATTTCACGTCGGGAGATTCGGAGCGGAAAGCGCGTTTTGTGGCCGATCTGGGCCGGGCATTCAACCAGATTGGGTTTGTGGCCATTCGGAACCACGGCCTGACGGACGAGCTGACCCAACAGCTTTATAGTAGCGCCCAGGCCTTCTTTTCGGCTCCTGATGACGTAAAGAAACAGTACGAACGGCTGGACCTGAATGGCCAGCGGGGGTACGTTGGTAAAGGAAAAGAAACGGCTAAAGGTTTTAAAGTAGCCGATCTGAAAGAGTTTTATCACTTCGGACAACCCGAACCCGTTGGCGAGATGCCGGGGAACGTACTGCCCGAGGCTTACCCCCAGTTTGGCGAAGCGGCCCTGACGGCGTACCAAACGCTGGAACGGGCGGGCAAACAACTCCTGCGCGCTATCGCTCTGTACCTGGAACTCCCCGAGGACTATTTCGAAGGCAAAGTTCAAAACGGCGACAGCATTCTACGGGCGCTGCACTACTTCCCGCTCGACCCGGATACAACGCCAGACGGAGCCGTACGTGCGGCCGCACACGGCGACATCAACCTGATTACGCTGCTGATGGGTGCGTCGGCCGATGGGCTGGAAGTACTCCGGCGCGATGGGAAGTGGATCGGTATTACCGCCCTGCCCGATCAGGTGGTTGTTAACGTGGGTGACATGTTGGACCGGCTCACGAACCACAAGCTAAAGTCGACGATCCACCAGGTTGTTAACCCTCCGCGGGAAAAAATGAACCAGTCCCGGTATTCGATCCCGTTCTTCATGCACCCCCGGGCCGACATGGATCTGAGCAGCCTCGACAGCTGTATCGACGCCAGCCACCCCAAGCTCTACGTTGATATGACCGCCGGGGAGTTTCTGAACGAACGACTGATGGAATTAGGGCTGAAAAAAGCCTAA
- a CDS encoding hybrid sensor histidine kinase/response regulator transcription factor gives MNRAFFRIIGRFLLGMLPLLAYGQHKPEEYRFEHITVNEGLSHSDVMCSVEDKAGFVWIGTNNGIDRYDGYELKNYQMPVNPLNGLSGNRIRSMLLDRKGRLWVGAESAGLSLFDAGHGRFVTSSQQAKSTADQKLVQLLAQTDVTSLTVDRRGRIWAGTPSRGAFVLTIDEQGWLVRIVQIQFPYTPERSWRVTDLVADGEGKIWIATLGDGLYYVDEPTNETLLPRVIRTSVRASAILALHLDRRGDLWIGTDKNIFWVDKANRRTARQLDAHPLPKEYEDIECLYLDSFGQLWVGTNFGLSLWEANPLGSRNAAGTVLPVRVDNPRTFLPLDNSPFSINSGRIHQIFESRFGILWLAASAGGLNKVDLHRKPFGILRRQLSQIPTLPNNYINAILKDETSNTLWIGTRNGFSGYNLTNGTYRNFLNRPLPGNATGIDVSTFCQASDGTLWVGTRYNGLALFRNGRIQNYVRLPGSTSIERIVEDRFGTIWVATFELGLLRFDQQGKLLHQFRAPELPTRQFTFLLYDKASDLLWASTKGAGVLKLRVTPTSLQLLRQFTYDPENAHSLSVNYAWPLLKDRRGALWIGTIGGGLNQLTTNAQGQDVIRRYSDVVPQSNVESLLEDEQGKLWMGGDGLVRFDPVSRQLLRYNEADGLQSNSFKIGAAYRSNDGTLYFGGINGVTYFRPRLLVPNPYPPLVRFTDLQVFNKPIRIGETVDGRVLLEKPLDQLDRLVIKAEEKDFSIGFVGLNYINPQKHTYAYRLIGYNDAWIYPAKGQRTASFANLPPGDYTLIVKASNGEGKWGLAPATLTIAVLPPWWRTWWAYLLYAAALAGALLLYRRITAQQQALKNKLALEQYKVETEKEVTDARLRFFTNVSHELRTPLTLILGPMEELAGTAAPPHGFRDKIMLMHQQTRKLLNLVNQLLDFRKVESGHVSLHASRENVLPFLTEIFLLFKLKAEECRIDYALEAPRAPIMLYFDRSKLEIILTNLMSNAFKYTPEGGKINLLVAVVGSTDQPAQRTENKLVDNYLQIVVRDWGVGMEASELDRIFDPYYQASHTDTLRMMGTGIGLSLVKQFVEAHTGEIIVQSDAGLGTTFTVRLPFGHAHLTPAQIREEALLEAPVVDGGTEPTPVVDEPDLPLTAEFSPGPMGRLLLVEDNDELRQYLQELFTSTYEVAVAVDGVEGWQKTQEMLPDLVISDVMMPRSDGLELCKKIKEHPKTLHIPVVLLTARVAAVQEVEGLESGADEYMVKPFNPRILYAKIGSMLQSRSRLKEYYHRQILLEPTQVVIPDEERQLLDKAMNLVEQNLTNPEFSVPVLVREMGMSQSTFYRQLKAITGQSVIEFIRDVRMKRAAQLLADSHLRVSEIAEQVGIDDLKYFRKTFQSVYTVSPSEYARQHRTSAKSVEEIQDML, from the coding sequence ATGAATAGAGCTTTTTTTCGAATAATTGGTCGCTTTCTGCTTGGTATGCTGCCACTGCTGGCGTACGGTCAGCATAAACCGGAGGAGTACCGGTTTGAGCACATTACCGTCAACGAGGGTCTGTCGCACAGCGACGTTATGTGCAGCGTTGAGGACAAGGCCGGCTTCGTCTGGATCGGCACCAACAATGGGATCGACCGCTACGACGGCTATGAGTTAAAGAACTACCAGATGCCCGTCAACCCGCTGAACGGACTGTCGGGTAATCGCATCCGGTCTATGCTGCTGGACCGGAAGGGGCGGCTGTGGGTAGGGGCCGAAAGCGCTGGCCTGAGCCTGTTCGACGCCGGCCACGGCCGCTTCGTAACTAGTAGTCAGCAGGCAAAATCTACCGCCGATCAGAAGCTGGTGCAACTGCTGGCGCAGACGGACGTAACCAGCCTGACGGTTGACCGGCGGGGGCGCATCTGGGCCGGTACGCCCAGCCGGGGGGCGTTTGTGCTGACTATTGACGAACAGGGCTGGCTGGTCCGAATCGTCCAGATTCAGTTCCCGTATACGCCCGAGCGTTCATGGCGCGTAACGGACCTGGTGGCCGATGGCGAAGGGAAAATCTGGATCGCTACGTTAGGGGATGGCCTTTATTACGTCGATGAGCCGACCAACGAGACTCTGTTACCCCGTGTTATCCGGACGTCGGTACGAGCATCTGCCATACTGGCCCTGCACCTCGACCGGCGGGGTGACCTGTGGATTGGCACTGACAAAAACATATTCTGGGTGGACAAAGCCAACCGACGTACCGCCCGCCAGCTGGATGCGCATCCGCTCCCCAAGGAGTACGAAGATATTGAGTGTTTGTATCTGGATTCGTTCGGGCAGTTGTGGGTGGGCACCAACTTCGGTTTGTCTCTCTGGGAGGCTAATCCGCTTGGCTCCAGAAACGCAGCGGGAACGGTCTTACCCGTCCGGGTCGATAACCCAAGAACGTTTTTACCGCTCGACAACAGTCCGTTCAGCATCAACTCCGGCCGGATTCATCAGATTTTCGAGAGCCGGTTCGGAATCCTTTGGCTGGCGGCTTCGGCGGGTGGGTTGAACAAGGTAGACCTGCACCGGAAACCCTTCGGCATCCTGCGTCGGCAACTGTCGCAAATCCCAACCCTGCCCAATAACTACATCAATGCTATCCTGAAGGATGAAACAAGCAATACACTCTGGATCGGTACCCGCAACGGTTTTTCGGGCTATAACCTGACCAACGGTACGTATCGAAACTTCCTGAATCGGCCGCTGCCGGGCAACGCTACGGGGATTGATGTGTCGACCTTCTGCCAGGCGTCGGACGGTACGCTCTGGGTCGGCACCCGCTACAACGGACTGGCCCTCTTCCGGAACGGCCGGATTCAAAATTACGTCAGGCTACCCGGCTCAACCAGTATCGAGCGGATTGTCGAAGATCGATTCGGCACCATCTGGGTCGCTACCTTCGAGCTGGGCCTGCTCCGCTTCGACCAGCAGGGGAAGCTGCTGCACCAGTTCAGGGCTCCAGAATTACCAACGCGCCAGTTTACGTTTCTGCTCTACGACAAAGCCAGTGATTTGCTCTGGGCCAGTACCAAAGGGGCGGGTGTGCTGAAACTCCGCGTTACGCCCACATCGCTGCAACTGCTGAGGCAGTTCACCTACGATCCGGAAAACGCTCACAGTCTGTCCGTTAACTACGCCTGGCCGTTGCTGAAAGATCGCCGGGGGGCGTTGTGGATCGGCACGATCGGGGGCGGCCTGAATCAGCTGACAACCAACGCGCAAGGGCAGGATGTAATCCGGCGGTACAGCGACGTCGTGCCCCAGTCAAACGTGGAAAGTCTGCTGGAAGATGAGCAGGGGAAGCTGTGGATGGGCGGGGATGGACTGGTGCGCTTTGATCCCGTGAGCCGCCAGCTCCTGCGTTACAACGAAGCAGACGGACTACAGAGTAATTCGTTCAAAATTGGGGCTGCTTACCGGTCGAACGACGGCACCCTGTACTTCGGTGGCATCAACGGCGTTACGTATTTCCGGCCCCGGCTGCTGGTCCCGAATCCATACCCACCCCTGGTTCGTTTTACGGACTTGCAGGTCTTTAATAAACCGATCCGTATCGGCGAAACCGTCGATGGGCGGGTGCTGCTGGAAAAGCCGCTGGACCAGCTGGACCGGTTGGTAATCAAGGCTGAAGAGAAGGATTTTTCCATTGGCTTCGTCGGCCTGAACTACATTAATCCGCAGAAACATACCTACGCGTACCGCCTGATTGGCTACAATGACGCCTGGATCTATCCGGCAAAGGGCCAGCGTACGGCCAGCTTTGCCAACCTGCCCCCCGGCGATTATACTCTGATTGTGAAAGCCAGCAACGGTGAAGGGAAATGGGGCCTAGCCCCGGCTACGTTGACTATTGCGGTGCTGCCGCCCTGGTGGCGGACGTGGTGGGCGTACCTGCTCTACGCAGCCGCGCTAGCCGGAGCCCTGTTGCTGTATCGGCGTATCACCGCCCAGCAGCAGGCATTGAAGAATAAACTGGCGCTGGAGCAGTATAAGGTGGAAACCGAGAAAGAAGTGACCGATGCCCGGCTTCGGTTCTTTACCAACGTATCGCACGAGCTGCGTACCCCGCTCACGCTGATTCTGGGGCCGATGGAAGAGCTGGCCGGTACGGCGGCACCACCGCACGGGTTCCGGGACAAGATTATGCTGATGCACCAGCAGACTCGTAAACTACTGAATCTGGTCAATCAGCTACTGGATTTCCGGAAGGTAGAGTCGGGGCACGTATCGTTGCACGCCAGTCGGGAGAACGTATTGCCGTTTCTGACGGAGATTTTTCTGCTCTTCAAATTAAAGGCCGAAGAATGCCGGATTGACTACGCCCTCGAAGCCCCAAGAGCTCCCATCATGCTTTATTTCGACCGGAGTAAGCTGGAAATTATCCTGACCAACCTGATGTCGAATGCCTTCAAGTACACCCCCGAAGGCGGTAAAATAAACCTGCTGGTAGCAGTTGTTGGATCAACTGACCAGCCAGCGCAGCGAACGGAAAACAAGCTGGTGGACAACTACCTGCAAATCGTTGTGCGTGACTGGGGCGTCGGGATGGAAGCCAGTGAACTTGACCGAATCTTTGATCCGTACTACCAGGCGTCGCATACCGACACGTTACGTATGATGGGTACCGGCATCGGTTTGTCGCTGGTGAAACAGTTTGTTGAAGCACATACCGGGGAGATTATTGTTCAGAGCGACGCCGGGTTAGGTACTACGTTTACCGTTCGACTGCCGTTCGGGCACGCCCACCTGACGCCCGCCCAGATCCGTGAGGAAGCGCTGCTGGAAGCACCAGTAGTGGACGGTGGCACGGAGCCAACCCCTGTCGTGGATGAACCGGATCTGCCGTTGACAGCCGAGTTCAGCCCGGGTCCAATGGGGCGTCTGCTGCTGGTGGAGGACAACGACGAGCTCCGGCAATATTTACAGGAACTGTTCACATCGACCTACGAGGTTGCCGTGGCGGTCGATGGGGTAGAGGGCTGGCAGAAAACGCAGGAAATGCTGCCGGATCTGGTCATCAGCGACGTTATGATGCCCCGCAGCGACGGGCTGGAACTCTGTAAAAAGATTAAGGAACATCCGAAGACATTACATATTCCGGTAGTGCTGCTAACAGCCCGGGTGGCGGCTGTTCAGGAAGTAGAAGGGCTGGAGTCAGGAGCCGACGAGTACATGGTGAAACCATTTAATCCCCGGATTCTGTACGCTAAAATCGGGTCTATGCTGCAAAGCCGGAGCCGCCTGAAGGAATACTACCATCGTCAGATTTTGCTGGAGCCGACCCAGGTTGTGATCCCGGACGAAGAACGGCAGCTGCTGGACAAAGCCATGAATCTGGTCGAGCAGAATCTGACGAATCCTGAGTTCAGCGTACCCGTATTGGTGCGCGAGATGGGCATGAGCCAGTCGACGTTTTACCGGCAGTTGAAAGCCATTACGGGCCAGTCGGTTATTGAATTCATTCGGGATGTTCGTATGAAACGAGCCGCGCAGCTACTGGCCGACAGCCACCTACGCGTATCTGAAATTGCGGAGCAAGTGGGCATCGACGACCTGAAATATTTCCGGAAAACGTTTCAGAGCGTCTATACCGTATCGCCCTCGGAGTACGCCCGCCAGCATCGGACGTCGGCTAAGTCAGTGGAAGAAATCCAGGATATGCTGTAG
- a CDS encoding IS982 family transposase, which produces MLREDKALKLIEIFITCDDFCNVLTQWQMQQGTLPTIRQGELTDSEMLAITIFYHHSGAKCFQYYYQDWVEAQLRSYFPKLISYERFVARMPRLLPGLFVLLKWLCAQGQRTGFYIVDSKPLAVCDNHRIQANKVFAGLAARGKSSMGWFFGLKAHLVINQYGELINFIITPGNVSDNNASLLPELLADLQGQCFGDRGYLTKLFAEFYQRGLHLVTKLRRRMKNTLMPLSDKLNLRKRGLIESVNALLTSVFDLEHTRHRSALNSQINVLAGLIAYCFHDRKPSIVIPVQKRIYP; this is translated from the coding sequence ATGCTTCGCGAAGATAAGGCCCTTAAATTAATTGAGATCTTCATCACCTGTGATGATTTTTGCAATGTCCTGACCCAGTGGCAAATGCAGCAAGGCACCTTGCCCACTATTCGACAGGGCGAGTTAACCGACAGTGAGATGTTAGCGATCACAATCTTCTATCATCATTCAGGGGCCAAATGCTTTCAGTACTATTACCAAGACTGGGTAGAGGCTCAACTAAGGAGTTATTTTCCCAAGTTGATCAGTTACGAGCGATTCGTGGCCCGTATGCCTCGCTTACTACCTGGACTTTTTGTACTCTTAAAATGGCTTTGTGCCCAAGGCCAGCGAACCGGCTTCTACATTGTCGATAGTAAACCGCTGGCCGTCTGTGATAACCATCGCATCCAGGCCAATAAGGTCTTTGCTGGCCTGGCCGCCCGTGGGAAGTCCTCTATGGGCTGGTTCTTTGGGCTAAAAGCGCATTTAGTCATTAATCAGTACGGCGAGTTAATCAATTTTATCATTACGCCTGGTAATGTCTCGGACAACAACGCCAGCTTATTGCCAGAGCTACTGGCGGATTTGCAGGGACAGTGCTTTGGCGACCGGGGGTATTTGACTAAACTGTTTGCCGAGTTTTACCAGCGAGGTCTTCATTTAGTAACCAAGCTTCGACGCCGGATGAAGAACACCTTGATGCCCTTGAGTGATAAACTCAACTTACGCAAGCGCGGCTTAATCGAATCGGTCAATGCCTTGCTAACATCGGTCTTCGACCTCGAACACACTCGCCATCGGAGTGCGCTTAATAGCCAGATCAATGTCTTGGCAGGTTTGATCGCTTATTGTTTTCATGACCGTAAGCCATCTATTGTGATCCCAGTTCAAAAACGCATTTATCCATAA